The Takifugu flavidus isolate HTHZ2018 chromosome 17, ASM371156v2, whole genome shotgun sequence genome contains a region encoding:
- the LOC130514237 gene encoding NLR family CARD domain-containing protein 3-like — translation MKPKQRSDLQEVIEGHKISLKRRCEHVTEGTNEAGSGTLLNKIYTELYITEGQSEEVDTQHEVRQLERTSKKNIQDTPIKCQDIFKVLSEQQRHIRVVLTNGVAGIGKTFSVQKFSLDWAEGLENQDISLVLPLSCRELNLIRDEQHSLLSLLHVFHPTLQKIRAEDLTVWKLLFIFDGLDESRFSLGFNKHQVISDVTQVSSVEVLLVNLIQGNLLPSALIWITSRPAAAHQIPPSCVDRITEVRGFTVPEGGVLQEEVQ, via the exons atgaagcccaaacaaa gaagtgatctgcaggaggtgatagaaggtcataagatcagtctgaagagaagatgtgaacatgtgactgaaggaactaatgaagcaggaagtggaaccctgctgaacaagatctacactgagctctacatcactgagggacaaagtgaggaggtggacacacaacatgaggtgagacagcttgagagaacctccaagaagaacatccaggacactccaatcaagtgccaggacatcttcaaagtcttatctgagcaacagagacacatcagagtggttctgaccaacggtgtcgccggcattggaaaaaccttctcagtgcagaagttcagtctggactgggcagaaggtttggagaaccaagacatcagtctggtgcttccgctctcatgcagggagctgaacttgatcagagatgagcagcacagtcttctctcactgcttcatgttttccatccaacattacagaagatcagagcagaagatctgactgtctggaaacttctgttcatctttgatggcctggatgaaagcagattttcactgggtttcaacaagcatcaggtcatctctgatgtcacacaagtatcgtcagttgaggtgctcctggtgaacctcatccaggggaacctgcttccctcagctctcatctggatcacctccagacctgcagcagcccatcagattcctccctcgtgtgttgacaggatcacagaagtacgaggcttcactgtcccagaaggaggagtacttcaggaggaggttcagtga